The sequence CTTAAAACTGTTCGTCACCCCATGACGAACAAAGATTGTCGGTTCGCCCAGGTTCAGGAGGGGGCACGCAAGGACATCGAGCGTGCTTTCGGAGTTTTGCAGGTTCGGTGGGGGATCATTCGTGGACCTGCTTACGGTTGGGACCGGTACAGGCTGAAGAACATCATGATGGCGTGCATCATCTTGCACAATATGATAATTGATGACGAGCGCGGTGAGAACCTACCGTACGTGTACGACAGCAATGGTCCACCGGTGCAGCCTTTCAGGTCTGTTACTCGCGAGCAGACTGATTTCATCGCGGCCCACCATAGGCTACGTGACCGTGACACGGCACACAAGCTCAAGCGCGACCACATCGAGCATATTTGGTCCTTGTTTGGGTCTTCTTAGCTGTATGATGTCTGCTAGTTTCTTCGGATTTACATATGAAGTACCTTAGGCTTGTATTTGAATAATGTAGTCATCTGTTGTCTTCATGTTGAGAGTAGATGTTCCATGTGTTTGTTACGTTTGAAGTTGTTATGTACTTTTCCGAATTGTCTTTAAGACCTTATGAATGCAAGTCGCGTGTTTATTGTCATTCATGTTTTAACATTATCAACACAGAGAAaatggggagggagagagatacTGCAGCCTGCAGGGCAGGGAGGGCGCCCTCCCCTTGCGCTGACCAGGGGGCTGCTAGTGTGTGTACTCAAGAAGAAGCTATAAACGTAGTAGATAGAAAAGCGTGGACTCACACACTAAAAAGTTGAAAACAATATGTAGTAGTTTGCAACATATAGCAAGTCCGAACTAAAAAGTTGACAACATCAGGACGTAGTTCACAGTACAACACGGGTCCAAATGAAATAGTTCAGAACAAATCCAACGACAAATGAAATAGTTCACAGTACAACACGGGTCCAAATGAAATAGTTCAGAACAACATCAGGACGTAGTTCACAGTAAAAGTAATAGAACAATCTACGGAGCATCTTTGTTGCGTGCACCCCACCGCTGTAAAATCTCTCGCTGCATTGCCTCGTACAGGACACGCTGTCCGGGATTGCAAGTGGTCAGGTCAATAGCCATGATGCGCTCGTCCCGTAACTCCTGCTCCCGGgcatcttttttcttcttcaactcaATGTGCTCTTCCTGAATGGTAACCAACCGGTCCATTTTGCTTGCCACAGAACCGTCAAATGTCCTGATCAAGTCCATCTTCTGGATGTGCATTGCAGACAGCATAGAAGAGAACTCGGACCCTGCATCACTAGGAGACCCACTGGAGCAAGTCCGTTTGCCTGACCTCGAAATGTCCCTCCCCGGAGGCCTCTTGGAAGTACCAATCTGACTCTCGCTCCCGGCTTCCCCACATCCAGATTCTGTGAGATCGATGGGCGCATTAACATCTTCGGGGACCCGACCTCGGTCCAGCTTTCCACGGTTGTTTAGGTCCATCCACTTAGGTTCGTTGCGAAGCATCTCCCAGCAGTGGATCGTGCTGAACGGCCTATCTTCGAGACTATTGTACAACTCAATGGCTGCTGCGATCTGCACCAAAATGAAATAACAGTAAGCAAGTACCAAGGGTCATATTGACAAGTAAgttcatgataagcattacaaaCAAAGGGTTATAGAAATCTGACCTTGTCCATATCGCTGTAGCCACTGCGCCTCTCATTAAGGACATTGTTGTAGTGGCTCTCAAACTTATTTGcttgttccttaatatcagacCAGCGACCCTCAAGGCTGCGAAGGGAGCGGATAGGGTAGATGGGCCCTTTATGGGCATTGTAGTTCCGTTCAATGGCCTTCCAAAATGAAGCCTTGTGCTGGCCCGCGCCTGGAACATACCCATACATGAGAAACACATGGTTAGTCCTTTAAAAAATGTGCAGCTGAAACAAATTCACATTGACACATCACCTTTAACTGCATCCAAGCTCACATTGAGCCAGCTGGACACTAGGTTTTTGTCTTCCTCGATTGAAAAGTTGTTTTGCTTCGGTCTGGACACAATTTTCTTGCGCGCCTTCCCCGAACCACCTTGGCTGGAACCGGGCTGAAAGGCCGGACTACCAGCTGCTGCACCCGGTGCTTCAAAATTAATATTGAGCATGTCTTGATAAGGTGTGTTGGAGGGACCAGAGAGGTCCGGGAGGCCCGTCTGGAAGTCCCACCCGCCATCCATGGCCCTGGACAAGAAGCATGCCAAGCGTTGATGACAAAAACAGGATTGGTCAGCCATTATGAGATGCAAAAGGAACCAAGATATCTCACAGTTAACATAGCGCAAGCATGTTAACCAGGAAAACATAAGCAGCAGCACAAATATCTCACAAATAACATTGCACATATAAATCACAGCCGAAACGAAACATAATACATGCCCGAGTAGAAGCAGTTCCTTCGATGCAAAGCAGTTTTAGTAACCTAGCAGGCTGTGCTTATGATCTGTCTatgatctaatctaccaaaaaAATCAGTATTATCAACAAAATTCAATACTGTCAAGACCACACTCATTGAAGGGGTTTAGGCTGTCATATTAAATTCAGTACTATGATGTTATCTGTCAAAAACAATAA comes from Panicum virgatum strain AP13 chromosome 4K, P.virgatum_v5, whole genome shotgun sequence and encodes:
- the LOC120701981 gene encoding uncharacterized protein LOC120701981 produces the protein MYGYVPGAGQHKASFWKAIERNYNAHKGPIYPIRSLRSLEGRWSDIKEQANKFESHYNNVLNERRSGYSDMDKIAAAIELYNSLEDRPFSTIHCWEMLRNEPKWMDLNNRGKLDRGRVPEDVNAPIDLTESGCGEAGSESQIGTSKRPPGRDISRSGKRTCSSGSPSDAGSEFSSMLSAMHIQKMDLIRTFDGSVASKMDRLVTIQEEHIELKKKKDAREQELRDERIMAIDLTTCNPGQRVLYEAMQREILQRWGARNKDAP